A single genomic interval of Helianthus annuus cultivar XRQ/B chromosome 6, HanXRQr2.0-SUNRISE, whole genome shotgun sequence harbors:
- the LOC110944785 gene encoding uncharacterized mitochondrial protein AtMg00810-like, whose product MGSSIVHVAVYVDDILLTGNNEEEMVALKSFLHSTFKIKDLGSLNYFLGIGVLKVPHGTIMTQRKFAQDLLQEFQDFDASVTICPLPANLQLSHDTGPLYHDPLQHRRLVGKLNYLTHTRPDLAFAVQFLSQFMKEPRLPHWEAALHTLHYVKGTSSQGLFFNDSQDFKLEAYCDSDWAACLNTRKSVTGYFILLGGSLISWKSKKQATVSLSSAEAEYRSMRRVTAELTWLTRLLHEFSIPSILPIPLKCDSQAAIHIAKNPVYHERTRHIELDCYFFREKLQDGLIHLSHIASQDQPADLFTKSLPSSKHNFCVSKLGLSYPPT is encoded by the coding sequence atgggatcttctattgTTCATGTTGCcgtttatgtggatgatattttGTTAACCGGCAATAATGAGGAAGAAATGGTAGCCCTAAAGTCTTTTCTTCATTCCACTTTTAAGATCAAAGATCTCGGGTCACTCAATTATTTTCTGGGCATTGGAGTTCTAAAAGTCCCTCATGGAACCATTATGACTCAAAGAAAGTTTGCACAAGATCTTTTACAAGAATTTCAAGattttgatgcatcagtaactattTGTCCTTTGCCTGCAAATTTACAACTCTCACATGATACTGGTCCATTATATCATGATCCTCTTCAACATAGAAGACTGGTTGGAAAACTCAATTATCTTACTCATACAAGACCTGATTTGGCCTTTGCAGTTCAGTTTTTAAGTCAGTTTATGAAAGAACCACGCTTACCTCATTGGGAAGCAGCTCTACATACTTTGCATTATGTCAAAGGGACATCATCACAAGGTTTGTTTTTTAATGATTCCCAAGATTTTAAGCTGGAAGCCTATTGTGATTCAGACTGGGCTGCTTGTCTTAATACCCGCAAGTCTGTTACTGGTTATTTCATTTTACTTGGCGGAAGTCTTATTTCTTGGAAATCAAAGAAACAAGCTACTGTTTCTTTAAGTTCAGCTGAAGCTGAGTATCGCTCTATGAGAAGGGTTACTGCTGAACTCACATGGCTCACCAGGTTACTTCATGAATTTTCTATCCCTTCTATACTTCCCATTCCATTGAAATGTGACAGCCAAGCTGCAATCCATATTGCCAAGAATCCGGTTTACCATGAACGAACTAGACATATAGAATTGGATTGCTACTTTTTTCGTGAGAAACTTCAAGATGGTCTTATACACTTATCTCATATTGCAAGTCAGGATCAACCGGCTGATCTGTTTACAAAGAGTCTTCCAAGCTCAAAACACAATTTTTGTGTGTCCAAGTTGGGGCTATCCTACCCTCCAACTTGA
- the LOC118479895 gene encoding uncharacterized protein LOC118479895 — protein sequence MPENQTNSAVNSIDESNPLYLHPSDHPGMILVSKQFDGTGFGSWKRAMMIALSAKNKLGFVTGTVTNSSNSDLWQRCNDMVISWIINTLAREISESVLYVQTASQLWKELNDRYGQANGTKFYQLQKSLCEISQGNSNIASYFTKIKCIWDEISSLYTIPPCSCGTYQEMVKREEEQRLIQFLMGLNSTYDAIRGNILMMQPLPSISQAYALLIHDEKQKEIHPATQSFTEASAMHVQNQSQGNSYNKPGDLKKVICENCKKPGHATNKCYRLIGFPKDFKFTKPKRFAGTTSTNDNLNFKEEMHKFDVHAMNAGTSLTSDQCHQLIQFLHNTHLANPNSRSSFQSPNVTTIKSANFAGPFSEEATSSW from the exons atgccAGAAAATCAAACAAATTCAGCTGTAAATTCAATTGATGAGTCAAATCCCTTATATCTTCACCCTTCTGATCATCCTGGGATGATTCTGGTCTCAAAACAATTCGATGGAACAGGTTTTGGATCTTGGAAGAGAGCTATGATGATTGCACTCTCTGCTAAGAACAAATTAGGGTTTGTTACTGGAACTGTTACAAATTCTTCAAATTCAGATCTCTGGCAACGTTGTAATGATATGGTGATCTCTTGGATCATAAACACATTAGCAAGAGAAATCAGTGAAAGTGTTCTGTATGTTCAAACAGCCTCTCAACTTTGGAAGGAATTAAATGACAGATATGGGCAAGCCAATGGTACGAAATTCTATCAGCTGCAGAAAAGTCTTTGTGAAATTTCGCAAGGTAATAGTAATATAGCTTCTTATTTTACCAAGATCAAGTGTATTTGGGATGAAATCAGTTCTTTGTATACTATTCCTCCTTGTTCTTGTGGTACTTATCAAGAAATGGTCAAAAGAGAGGAAGAACAAAGGTTAATTCAATTTCTTATGGGGCTAAATTCTACTTATGATGCTATTAGAGGAAATATCTTAATGATGCAGCCCTTACCTTCAATTAGTCAAGCATATGCCTTACTAATTCATGAtgaaaaacaaaaggaaattCATCCTGCCACTCAATCCTTTACGGAAGCTTCAGCTATGCATGTTCAAAATCAGTCTCAAGGAAATTCCTATAATAAACCTGGGGATTTAAAAAAGGTTATATGTGAGAACTGCAAGAAACCTGGGCACGCAACAAATAAGTGTTATAGGTTAATTGGTTTCCCAAAAGATTTTAAATTCACAAAGCCAAAACGGTTTGCTGGTACTACTTCCACAAATGATAATCTCAATTTCAAAGAGGAAATGCATAAGTTTGATGTTCATGCCATGAATGCTGGAACAAGTCTAACATCAGATCAGTGTCATCAGTTAATTCAGTTCTTGCACAATACTCATCTGGCCAATCCAAATTCCAGATCTTCTTTTCAATCACCAAATGTCACCACAATCAAATCTGCCAATTTTGCAG GGCCCTTCTCTGAAGAGGCCACTAGTTCTTGGTAA